Proteins from a genomic interval of Salinarchaeum sp. Harcht-Bsk1:
- a CDS encoding serine protease, which yields MQEQDEDPAAAVERLEDELEQRRQERRERLSTMPEAAKETAQDVGIQARSGVYVLKASPASLGTAWAVDESHLLTVAHTVQSADQEVDCWTLDGEQFSATVVDLVEDRRPDVGLLETERTLSPLETGMSEALDPEDPLVQVGHPGNFGYWVLAAGPYLHHEQQHSFASEVPILIGNSGSPVLGLDGMVVGISSYATISPEQEAAWGAPVRNETVLHEPVRPVITTYHVPIESALDRMEAWT from the coding sequence GTGCAAGAGCAGGACGAGGATCCGGCTGCGGCGGTGGAACGGCTCGAGGACGAACTCGAGCAGCGCCGTCAGGAACGCCGCGAGCGACTCTCGACGATGCCAGAAGCGGCGAAGGAGACCGCACAGGACGTTGGAATTCAGGCGCGGTCGGGCGTCTACGTCCTCAAGGCCTCGCCTGCGAGTCTCGGAACCGCGTGGGCTGTCGACGAATCGCACCTGCTCACCGTCGCGCACACCGTCCAGTCCGCCGATCAGGAGGTCGACTGCTGGACGCTAGATGGCGAGCAGTTCTCGGCGACCGTCGTCGACCTGGTCGAGGATCGACGGCCGGACGTGGGACTGCTCGAAACGGAGCGGACGCTCTCCCCGCTCGAAACGGGGATGTCTGAGGCGCTCGACCCAGAGGACCCACTCGTTCAGGTCGGTCACCCCGGCAACTTCGGGTACTGGGTGCTGGCGGCGGGTCCCTATCTGCACCACGAGCAACAGCACTCGTTCGCCTCCGAGGTGCCGATCCTGATCGGCAATAGCGGCTCGCCCGTCCTCGGACTCGACGGGATGGTCGTGGGAATCTCGAGTTACGCGACGATCAGCCCCGAGCAGGAGGCGGCCTGGGGAGCGCCGGTTCGAAACGAGACCGTCCTGCACGAACCCGTGAGACCCGTGATTACCACCTACCACGTGCCGATCGAATCGGCGCTGGATCGCATGGAGGCGTGGACCTGA
- a CDS encoding peptidylprolyl isomerase: protein MGDTTAILHTNRGDIEVELYEDKVPNTVENFVGLATGQKEWEDPETGETIDGEPYYEDVPFHRVIADFMIQTGDRTGTGRGGPGYTFDDEFHDDLSHDGPGVLSMANSGPNTNGSQFFITLAAQPHLDGKHAVFGEVIDGMDVVEEIGNLPTDRSDEPQEEATLESVTVYR, encoded by the coding sequence ATGGGAGATACGACTGCAATCCTGCACACGAACCGCGGCGACATCGAGGTCGAACTCTACGAGGACAAGGTGCCGAACACGGTCGAGAACTTCGTCGGCCTCGCGACTGGCCAGAAGGAGTGGGAGGACCCGGAAACTGGCGAGACGATCGACGGCGAGCCCTACTACGAGGACGTCCCCTTCCACCGCGTGATCGCCGACTTCATGATCCAGACCGGCGACCGCACCGGGACCGGTCGCGGCGGCCCCGGCTACACCTTCGACGACGAGTTCCACGACGACCTGAGCCACGACGGGCCGGGCGTGCTCTCGATGGCCAACAGCGGCCCGAACACGAACGGCTCGCAGTTCTTCATCACGCTGGCAGCCCAGCCCCACCTCGACGGCAAGCACGCCGTCTTCGGCGAGGTCATCGACGGCATGGACGTCGTCGAGGAGATCGGCAACCTGCCCACGGACCGCAGCGACGAGCCCCAGGAGGAGGCGACGCTCGAGTCCGTCACCGTATACCGATAA
- a CDS encoding ABC transporter substrate-binding protein produces MHVVTLLPSATEIVAALGVDPVGTSHECDHPPGVADGPDITSTRIDAAASSESIDQQVAQADSGDGVYEIDADLLERLDPDLIVTQGICDVCAVDTVLVERVVEELDLDAEVLTTDPHHLEDLYEDVERIGAALGRDEAADELIAEFRDRVSAVEAAVGPIEERPSVAILDWMDPVMVAGHWMPELVEIAGGQYPLAEPGDRSTPREWDLVLEADPDVLVAAPCGFDLDQTRSNLGDLADRDGWSGLRAVRAGRSYAMDGHHYVNRPGPRLIDTLEHLAATLHPGRFDVPPADVVRPMSELIAPNRL; encoded by the coding sequence ATGCACGTCGTCACGCTCCTCCCCTCTGCGACGGAGATCGTCGCCGCACTCGGCGTGGACCCGGTCGGCACCTCCCACGAGTGCGACCACCCACCCGGCGTCGCCGACGGCCCCGACATCACGTCGACGCGCATCGACGCAGCGGCGTCGAGCGAGTCGATCGACCAGCAGGTCGCACAGGCGGACTCCGGCGACGGCGTCTACGAGATCGACGCCGACCTCCTCGAGCGCCTCGATCCGGACCTGATCGTCACGCAAGGCATCTGTGACGTGTGCGCGGTGGACACGGTGCTCGTGGAGCGGGTCGTGGAGGAGCTAGATCTCGACGCCGAGGTACTGACGACCGATCCCCACCACCTCGAGGATCTGTACGAAGACGTCGAGCGGATCGGCGCTGCGCTCGGCCGGGACGAGGCGGCCGACGAACTGATCGCCGAATTTCGAGATCGCGTCTCGGCGGTCGAAGCCGCCGTCGGACCGATCGAGGAGCGTCCGTCCGTCGCGATCCTCGACTGGATGGATCCCGTCATGGTCGCCGGCCACTGGATGCCGGAACTCGTCGAGATCGCGGGCGGGCAGTATCCCCTGGCCGAGCCCGGAGATCGTTCGACGCCGCGCGAATGGGACCTCGTCCTGGAAGCGGATCCGGACGTCCTCGTGGCAGCGCCGTGTGGGTTCGACCTCGACCAGACGAGGTCGAACTTGGGGGATCTCGCCGATCGCGACGGCTGGTCGGGCCTCCGGGCCGTCCGTGCAGGAAGATCCTACGCCATGGACGGTCACCACTACGTCAATCGGCCTGGGCCGCGACTGATCGACACCCTCGAACACCTCGCCGCAACGCTCCATCCAGGGCGGTTCGACGTCCCACCAGCCGACGTCGTGCGTCCAATGTCGGAACTGATCGCCCCGAACCGGCTCTAA
- a CDS encoding DUF357 domain-containing protein: MTGNSDDTDDLEAGFREKTGQYEALLAEALAVATVAEDLPESQRDAAEQCLEMAEAYLRDGRHFRETDDLPDALAAFSYGHGWLDAGARVGVLDVPSEGHLFTQ; this comes from the coding sequence ATGACCGGCAACTCCGACGACACAGACGATCTCGAAGCCGGCTTCCGCGAGAAGACCGGCCAGTACGAGGCGCTGCTCGCCGAAGCACTCGCGGTCGCGACTGTCGCCGAGGACCTCCCCGAGAGCCAGCGAGACGCTGCCGAGCAGTGTCTCGAGATGGCCGAGGCGTACCTGCGAGACGGTCGGCACTTCCGTGAGACCGACGACCTCCCCGACGCGCTCGCGGCCTTCTCCTACGGCCACGGCTGGCTCGACGCCGGCGCGCGAGTCGGCGTCCTCGACGTCCCCAGCGAGGGACACCTGTTCACACAGTAG
- a CDS encoding RecA superfamily ATPase, whose amino-acid sequence MARVPFGVSRLDSMIGGGAPTGSTVLLASEVGAGGREFLYTTAAMSGLAHADEELFDLYYGDLEGTARLPDSVQYLSFTDDRNAIVEEMEYTMDAELVDAATDAISFEDLSEEYFQLSQVPSDWYAGTTPDITALGDRHDRRDVLDAIGEYLTREGEGSLVVIDSVTDLISVASGEMDWTDITLLIKGLTKAAKKWGGMVVLLVTLETLEDTELGRLMEATDGTLLFEWETGGSERARTMVVKQFRGVLSRLEEEEIIRFETEIHDGGFDISDVRKIR is encoded by the coding sequence ATGGCTCGGGTCCCCTTCGGCGTCTCGCGGCTGGATTCGATGATCGGCGGTGGCGCACCCACCGGGAGCACGGTGTTGCTCGCGAGCGAGGTCGGTGCCGGGGGTCGCGAATTCCTTTACACCACGGCCGCGATGAGCGGCCTCGCCCACGCTGACGAGGAGCTGTTCGACCTGTACTACGGCGACCTCGAGGGGACGGCTCGGCTTCCAGATTCGGTGCAGTACCTTTCCTTCACCGACGATCGCAACGCCATCGTCGAGGAGATGGAGTACACGATGGACGCGGAACTGGTAGACGCAGCCACCGACGCGATCTCCTTCGAGGACCTCTCGGAAGAGTACTTCCAGCTCAGTCAAGTGCCCAGTGACTGGTACGCTGGTACGACGCCCGACATCACCGCACTCGGCGACCGACACGATCGGCGGGACGTCCTCGACGCCATCGGCGAGTACCTCACTCGTGAGGGCGAGGGGAGTCTCGTCGTCATCGACTCGGTCACCGACCTGATCAGCGTCGCGAGCGGCGAGATGGACTGGACCGACATCACGCTCCTGATCAAGGGCCTGACCAAGGCCGCGAAGAAGTGGGGCGGGATGGTCGTGCTGCTCGTCACGCTCGAAACGCTCGAGGACACCGAACTGGGGCGGTTGATGGAGGCCACCGATGGGACACTCCTCTTCGAGTGGGAGACCGGTGGGAGCGAACGCGCCAGGACGATGGTCGTGAAACAGTTCCGGGGCGTGCTCTCGCGGCTCGAGGAAGAGGAGATCATCCGCTTCGAAACGGAGATTCACGACGGCGGGTTCGACATCAGCGACGTCCGGAAGATCCGCTGA
- a CDS encoding tryptophanase: MTMYESRMVDRRSVPDQGERERILAEAGYNLFAVPADAVAVDLLTDSGTGTMSSEQWGALLQGDEAYAGSSSFADLESAVSAVMGFDRIVPAHQGRGAEHVLYGAIVDDGDVVPNNTHFDTTRAHVEAAGGDPVDCPVEGARDPDAEGDFLGNLDVDAARAVAAEHGEDQVPAIVVTVTNNAAAGQPVSIENVRRARTLADEIDARLVIDACRFAENSFFVKEREPGWGDASIQEIARELLGYADALVMSGKKDGLANVGGFVAVADDGTEAADALFDELKQRAILYEGFPTYGGMAGRDMAAMAVGLREAVELPYLEDRIGQVRELADLLEAAGVPIYRPVGGHAVYLDAASALPDVPAHQFPGQTLVCAGYLEGAVRTVELGSFAFPDTDRPELVRLALPRRTYHREHLELVADTFGQVVDRAASLGGLEIVDEPGRASLRHFSARLAPVDGELVAPAAE; encoded by the coding sequence CTGACCATGTACGAATCCCGGATGGTGGATCGCAGATCGGTACCGGATCAAGGCGAGCGCGAGCGCATCCTCGCCGAGGCGGGGTACAATCTCTTTGCCGTGCCGGCAGACGCCGTCGCTGTCGACCTCCTGACGGATTCCGGAACTGGCACGATGAGTTCCGAACAGTGGGGCGCCCTGTTGCAGGGCGACGAGGCGTACGCGGGCAGCAGCAGTTTCGCCGATCTCGAATCCGCAGTCTCGGCGGTCATGGGCTTCGATCGGATCGTCCCCGCCCACCAGGGCCGTGGCGCCGAGCACGTCCTCTACGGGGCGATCGTCGACGACGGGGACGTCGTGCCGAACAACACCCACTTCGACACGACGCGGGCACACGTCGAAGCGGCGGGCGGCGATCCGGTCGACTGTCCCGTCGAGGGGGCGAGGGATCCCGACGCCGAGGGTGACTTCCTCGGAAATCTCGACGTGGACGCGGCGCGGGCCGTCGCGGCAGAGCACGGCGAGGACCAGGTTCCAGCGATCGTGGTGACGGTGACGAACAACGCGGCGGCGGGCCAGCCGGTCTCGATCGAGAACGTCCGGCGCGCCCGGACGCTCGCCGACGAGATCGACGCTCGACTCGTGATCGACGCCTGCCGGTTCGCGGAGAACTCGTTCTTCGTGAAAGAGCGCGAACCGGGCTGGGGCGACGCGTCGATCCAGGAGATCGCCAGGGAACTGCTCGGCTACGCCGACGCGCTCGTGATGAGCGGGAAGAAGGACGGCCTCGCGAACGTCGGCGGTTTCGTGGCCGTAGCCGACGACGGGACCGAGGCCGCGGACGCGCTGTTCGACGAACTGAAACAGCGCGCGATCCTCTACGAGGGATTCCCGACGTACGGCGGGATGGCCGGCCGGGACATGGCGGCGATGGCCGTGGGGCTCCGAGAGGCCGTCGAGCTACCGTACCTAGAGGATCGGATCGGACAAGTGCGGGAGCTCGCCGACCTGCTAGAGGCCGCCGGCGTACCGATCTATCGGCCCGTCGGGGGCCACGCCGTCTACCTCGATGCGGCGAGCGCACTGCCCGACGTTCCCGCTCACCAGTTCCCCGGACAGACGCTCGTCTGTGCGGGGTATCTCGAAGGGGCGGTACGGACGGTCGAGCTAGGGAGCTTCGCGTTCCCCGACACCGATCGGCCGGAACTCGTCAGACTCGCGCTCCCGCGACGGACCTACCACCGCGAACACCTCGAACTGGTCGCCGACACGTTCGGCCAGGTCGTCGATCGAGCGGCGTCGCTGGGCGGCCTGGAAATCGTCGACGAACCGGGTCGAGCGTCGCTCCGGCACTTCTCGGCGCGACTCGCGCCCGTCGACGGCGAACTGGTGGCACCGGCGGCGGAGTGA
- a CDS encoding carboxypeptidase M32, which translates to MSDSATTASPDETYEEFLDRVKRRYNVNAAAGVLRWDQEVMMPEGGTTARSGQLSALSAIGHELLTDEEMGEWMTTLRDADLDDDQQPVVREVGREYDRATSVPTDLVEEISAATSEAHPEWTEAKENSEFETFAPSLKRLVELNREYAEHIDPDRPAYEVLFEEYEPYLGLETADRVLTELREGLVPLIEDVRESDVELATPFDGEYPEDAQEELARTVLDELGYDWEHGRLDTAPHPFSSGTQFDARVTTRFDESEPLGALLSTIHEFGHARYTQGLPKDQYGTPLGNSRDLTVHESQSRFWENHVGRTTQFCERLVPLVQEHLPGAEDLTAQELFEALNEVYEDNLIRVEADELTYHLHIVARYEIEREMISGDLAIEDVPEVWDDTYEEYLGIRPENDAEGCLQDIHWSHGSFGYFPTYSLGSVLAAQIDAAMREDLDVDGLVADGEFEPIADWLETEIHQHGSRYTTNELIEKATGEPLTAEYFLDYVEEKYGELYDI; encoded by the coding sequence ATGTCGGATTCAGCTACGACTGCGTCCCCCGACGAGACCTACGAGGAGTTCCTCGATCGCGTCAAGCGACGGTACAACGTCAATGCCGCTGCCGGCGTGCTGCGATGGGACCAGGAGGTGATGATGCCCGAAGGTGGAACGACCGCCCGTTCGGGGCAACTCTCCGCTCTTTCGGCGATCGGACACGAACTCCTGACAGACGAGGAGATGGGCGAGTGGATGACGACGCTTCGCGACGCCGACCTCGACGACGACCAGCAGCCGGTCGTTCGCGAGGTCGGCCGCGAGTACGATCGTGCCACGAGCGTCCCGACCGATCTGGTCGAGGAGATCTCCGCGGCTACCAGCGAAGCCCACCCCGAGTGGACCGAAGCGAAGGAAAATTCGGAGTTCGAGACGTTCGCCCCGTCGCTCAAACGACTCGTCGAACTCAATCGCGAGTACGCCGAGCACATCGACCCCGACCGGCCGGCCTACGAGGTGCTCTTCGAGGAGTACGAGCCGTACCTCGGACTCGAAACGGCCGATCGCGTCCTGACCGAGCTCCGCGAGGGACTGGTCCCGCTGATCGAGGACGTTAGGGAGAGCGACGTCGAACTCGCGACGCCCTTCGACGGCGAGTATCCCGAGGACGCACAGGAGGAACTCGCGCGGACGGTGCTGGACGAACTGGGCTACGACTGGGAGCACGGACGGCTCGATACGGCCCCGCATCCCTTCTCCTCGGGGACGCAGTTCGACGCCCGCGTGACGACCAGGTTCGACGAGTCCGAACCGCTCGGCGCTCTCCTGAGTACGATCCACGAGTTCGGGCACGCCCGCTACACGCAGGGACTCCCGAAGGACCAGTACGGGACACCGCTCGGGAACTCGCGCGACCTCACCGTGCACGAGTCCCAGTCGCGCTTCTGGGAGAACCACGTCGGACGGACGACGCAGTTCTGTGAACGTCTTGTGCCACTCGTTCAGGAACACCTCCCGGGCGCTGAAGACCTGACGGCCCAGGAGCTGTTCGAGGCGCTGAACGAGGTGTACGAGGACAACCTCATCCGCGTCGAGGCGGACGAACTCACCTACCACCTCCACATCGTCGCACGGTACGAGATCGAACGCGAGATGATCTCGGGCGACCTGGCGATCGAGGACGTCCCCGAGGTCTGGGACGACACCTACGAGGAGTACCTCGGCATCCGACCCGAGAACGACGCCGAGGGCTGCCTCCAGGACATCCACTGGAGCCACGGCTCGTTCGGCTACTTCCCGACGTACTCACTGGGCAGCGTGCTCGCCGCCCAGATCGACGCTGCGATGCGCGAGGACCTCGACGTCGACGGCCTGGTCGCCGACGGCGAGTTCGAACCGATCGCCGACTGGCTCGAGACCGAGATCCACCAGCACGGGTCCCGGTACACTACGAACGAGTTGATCGAGAAGGCGACCGGCGAGCCGCTCACGGCAGAGTACTTCCTCGACTACGTCGAAGAGAAGTACGGCGAGCTGTACGACATCTGA
- a CDS encoding M20 family metallopeptidase, with the protein MDELRALARDLVATPSHDDPDAAGDLIEDWLREETTATVERDAVGNVLAWHPAGDDHLADGDGSLALVGHHDVVPPDDEQVTDDGEYVVEERDGRLYGRGSADMKGAVAAAMLAFRDAEEAQPEPDGNARPTIQFASFVGEEIGGEGARHAIDEGFAPDLAIVGEGSTGYSGPGVTDVAIAHKGRRASTIVAHGESVHASAHEEGTNAIYRACDAVSTLRDLSVPEVEVAGEALSGSIVATEIEGGSAWNVVPDRCTVTVDERTVPGERAALDELATADGIEWVVEQDLPPMRCEDSAFADLVLDAARSNVDDAAAGTAQHVVKPHATDAGWLSEAGTDCVICGPAESGEAHTATESVSIAVLDRCRSIYRDALEAHLQQ; encoded by the coding sequence ATGGACGAACTCCGCGCCCTCGCTCGCGACCTCGTTGCGACGCCGAGCCACGATGATCCCGACGCAGCAGGCGATCTGATCGAGGACTGGCTCCGTGAGGAGACGACCGCGACCGTCGAACGCGACGCCGTCGGAAACGTCCTCGCCTGGCACCCTGCCGGCGACGATCACCTCGCGGACGGCGACGGATCACTGGCACTCGTCGGCCACCACGACGTGGTGCCACCGGACGACGAGCAGGTCACCGACGATGGCGAGTACGTCGTCGAGGAGCGGGACGGGAGACTGTACGGTCGCGGCAGTGCCGACATGAAAGGCGCCGTCGCCGCCGCGATGCTCGCGTTCCGCGATGCCGAAGAGGCGCAACCGGAGCCGGATGGCAATGCGCGCCCGACCATTCAGTTCGCGAGTTTCGTCGGCGAGGAGATCGGTGGCGAAGGCGCTCGCCACGCGATCGACGAGGGGTTCGCTCCGGATCTCGCGATCGTCGGGGAGGGATCGACCGGCTACTCGGGCCCCGGCGTCACCGACGTCGCGATCGCCCATAAGGGTCGTCGAGCGAGCACGATCGTCGCGCACGGTGAGAGCGTCCACGCGAGCGCCCACGAGGAGGGAACCAACGCCATCTATCGCGCCTGCGACGCCGTGTCCACGCTCCGAGACCTCTCGGTGCCGGAGGTCGAGGTCGCGGGCGAGGCGCTGTCAGGCAGCATCGTCGCGACCGAAATCGAAGGGGGAAGCGCGTGGAACGTCGTTCCCGATCGCTGTACCGTGACGGTCGACGAGCGAACGGTGCCCGGTGAACGAGCCGCGCTCGACGAACTCGCGACGGCAGATGGAATCGAGTGGGTCGTGGAACAGGATCTCCCGCCGATGCGCTGTGAGGACTCGGCATTCGCGGACCTCGTGCTCGACGCCGCGCGATCGAACGTCGACGACGCCGCGGCGGGCACGGCGCAACACGTCGTCAAACCCCACGCGACCGACGCCGGCTGGCTCTCCGAGGCCGGGACGGACTGCGTGATCTGTGGTCCTGCAGAGTCTGGAGAGGCCCACACCGCGACGGAGAGCGTCTCGATAGCGGTGCTCGATCGCTGCCGATCCATCTATCGAGACGCCCTGGAGGCACACCTGCAGCAGTAA
- a CDS encoding radical SAM protein: protein MTADPAAIDVTIVDGYVDEPAHFGVPPYISTYPRYAAGAMVDAGVPEERITYHTIDELRDERNRWADVANADLMLYIGGMTVPGKYVGGTPAEPDEVRELAWTAEGVSVMGGPAKFGVGEENAGGIETERDDLDFDFLAMGDVEAAAHDIVESGLEGFNGRYRDVEEVTRWAQKGAFVVEEHPNHPEYLICEMETGRGCPYRCSFCTEPLYGDATFRPPETVVGEVEALADHGVRNFRLGRQADILAYGGDGEKPDPDSLRELYGGIREAVPDLETLHLDNVNPITIVKWPELSREGLGVIARHNTPGDTAAFGLESADPVVQEANNLNVTADEAFEAVKIVNEVAGWRPEDDQPPFDSGAPGEPPGDRDADVEAPTFGDGAPRRLPKLLPGINLLHGLKAEREETFEHNEQFLQRVYDEGLMLRRVNIRQVMAFPGTDMDETGAQIANDHKKLFKQYKSRVREQIDNPMLQRLAPPGTVLPDVTLEYHQDGTTFGRQLGTYPLLVGVPGERDLGQTIDVAIVDHGYRSVTGVPFPLDLNAASMTELAALPGIGKQRAGDIVVNRPYDSVADLGVDADLSAFVTTGNPAGAD from the coding sequence ATGACCGCGGACCCCGCCGCTATCGACGTTACCATCGTGGACGGGTACGTCGACGAACCGGCACACTTCGGGGTTCCCCCGTACATCTCGACCTACCCTCGCTACGCCGCTGGCGCAATGGTCGACGCTGGCGTGCCGGAGGAGCGGATCACCTACCACACGATCGACGAACTCCGCGACGAGCGGAACCGCTGGGCCGACGTCGCGAACGCCGACCTCATGCTCTACATCGGCGGCATGACCGTCCCCGGAAAGTATGTCGGTGGCACGCCGGCCGAACCCGACGAAGTCCGGGAACTCGCGTGGACGGCAGAGGGTGTCAGCGTGATGGGCGGCCCCGCGAAGTTCGGCGTCGGCGAGGAGAACGCGGGCGGTATCGAGACGGAGCGCGACGACCTCGACTTCGACTTCCTCGCGATGGGCGACGTCGAGGCTGCGGCACACGATATCGTCGAGAGCGGCCTCGAGGGATTCAACGGCCGGTATCGCGACGTCGAGGAGGTCACGCGCTGGGCCCAGAAGGGTGCGTTCGTCGTCGAGGAGCACCCGAACCATCCAGAGTACCTCATCTGCGAGATGGAGACCGGCCGCGGCTGTCCGTATCGCTGTTCGTTCTGCACGGAGCCGCTGTACGGCGACGCGACCTTCCGCCCGCCGGAGACCGTCGTCGGCGAGGTGGAGGCCCTCGCCGATCACGGCGTCCGGAACTTCCGGCTCGGTCGACAGGCCGACATCCTCGCCTACGGTGGGGACGGCGAGAAGCCTGATCCCGACTCGCTCCGGGAACTCTACGGCGGCATCCGGGAGGCCGTCCCCGATCTCGAGACGCTCCACCTCGACAACGTCAATCCGATCACGATCGTGAAGTGGCCCGAGCTCTCTCGGGAGGGCCTCGGCGTCATCGCCCGCCACAACACGCCCGGCGATACCGCCGCGTTCGGGCTGGAATCCGCCGATCCGGTCGTCCAGGAGGCGAACAACCTGAACGTCACTGCCGACGAGGCGTTCGAGGCGGTGAAGATCGTCAACGAGGTCGCTGGCTGGCGGCCCGAGGACGACCAGCCGCCGTTCGATTCCGGCGCACCCGGCGAGCCGCCCGGGGATCGAGACGCCGACGTCGAAGCGCCCACGTTCGGCGACGGCGCACCCCGGCGGCTCCCGAAGCTCCTGCCGGGCATCAACCTCCTCCACGGGCTCAAGGCCGAGCGCGAGGAAACCTTCGAGCACAACGAGCAGTTCCTCCAGCGCGTCTACGACGAGGGCCTGATGCTCCGTCGCGTGAACATCCGTCAGGTCATGGCGTTCCCCGGCACCGACATGGACGAGACCGGGGCCCAGATCGCCAACGACCACAAGAAGCTGTTCAAGCAGTACAAGTCGCGCGTCCGGGAGCAGATCGACAATCCGATGCTCCAGCGACTCGCCCCGCCCGGCACCGTCCTCCCCGACGTCACCTTGGAGTACCACCAGGACGGGACCACGTTCGGCCGCCAACTCGGCACCTACCCGCTGCTGGTCGGCGTCCCGGGCGAGCGCGACCTCGGCCAGACCATTGACGTCGCGATCGTGGACCACGGCTATCGGTCGGTCACCGGCGTTCCCTTCCCACTCGACCTCAACGCGGCCTCGATGACGGAACTCGCTGCGCTTCCCGGGATCGGAAAGCAGCGGGCTGGTGACATCGTGGTGAATCGACCTTACGACTCCGTTGCCGACCTCGGCGTCGACGCCGACCTCTCTGCGTTCGTAACGACGGGCAATCCAGCCGGTGCAGACTGA
- a CDS encoding NAD(P)/FAD-dependent oxidoreductase — protein sequence MTDERVVIAGAGPAGLVAARHLADAGVDVTVFEADETVGGRVASRAVEGYTLDRGFQVLFTGYPTVQRELDLDVLELRTFKPGAVICRPNGRSVVGDPLRDPGSISQTLLNREITTRDGYRLWKLRRELRGESRGAIFSGADRTIREELERRGFSEGFVEAFAAPFLGGITLDRSLETSKRVFEYVMKVLAAGKTVVPAAGMGAMTEQLAANARDAGARIETGSAVEAVTADGTGGDFDLGNETVDGHAAIVATDAPTARDLTGVDAIPTDGHAVATQYYTVPEHSAPPGKRLHLNAESEQPNTLVTLSNVAPEYAGENDRALISATFLGDPDATNAKLDDKTRRTLQSWYPERQFGDLQLLETDRIDFAQFAQPPGCHDDLPGVAAPEGRCYLAGEYTQWSSIDGALQSGRDAAQRVLADLS from the coding sequence ATGACTGACGAGCGGGTCGTGATCGCGGGGGCCGGCCCGGCCGGACTCGTCGCCGCTCGGCACCTCGCCGACGCTGGCGTCGACGTGACAGTGTTCGAAGCCGACGAGACCGTCGGCGGCCGGGTCGCGAGCAGGGCGGTCGAGGGCTACACCCTCGATCGCGGGTTCCAGGTCCTCTTCACCGGCTACCCGACGGTCCAGCGGGAACTCGACCTCGACGTGCTCGAACTTCGGACGTTCAAACCCGGTGCCGTCATCTGCCGGCCGAACGGCCGCTCCGTGGTCGGCGATCCGCTACGGGATCCGGGGTCGATATCGCAAACCCTGCTCAACCGAGAAATCACGACACGCGACGGCTATCGCCTCTGGAAACTCCGGCGAGAACTCCGGGGCGAATCCCGTGGCGCAATCTTCTCCGGTGCCGACCGAACGATCCGCGAGGAACTCGAGCGCCGCGGCTTCTCCGAGGGGTTCGTGGAAGCGTTCGCGGCACCCTTCCTCGGTGGGATCACCCTCGATCGCTCGCTCGAAACGAGCAAGCGGGTCTTCGAGTACGTGATGAAGGTGCTGGCGGCGGGCAAGACCGTCGTCCCAGCGGCAGGGATGGGCGCGATGACCGAACAACTGGCCGCGAACGCTCGCGATGCAGGTGCGAGGATCGAAACGGGGTCGGCGGTCGAAGCGGTGACGGCCGACGGCACTGGGGGCGACTTCGACCTCGGCAACGAGACCGTGGACGGCCACGCGGCGATCGTCGCGACCGACGCGCCCACAGCACGAGACCTGACCGGCGTCGACGCGATTCCGACGGATGGTCACGCGGTCGCGACGCAGTACTACACCGTGCCAGAGCACTCGGCCCCGCCGGGCAAGCGCCTCCACCTCAACGCCGAGAGCGAGCAGCCGAACACCCTCGTCACGCTTTCCAACGTCGCGCCGGAGTACGCAGGCGAGAACGACCGCGCGCTCATCTCCGCGACGTTCCTCGGTGATCCGGACGCCACGAACGCGAAGCTCGACGACAAGACGCGGCGTACGCTGCAGTCGTGGTACCCCGAGCGGCAGTTCGGCGACCTCCAGCTACTCGAAACGGATCGAATCGACTTCGCGCAGTTCGCCCAGCCGCCGGGCTGTCACGACGACCTGCCCGGCGTCGCTGCGCCCGAGGGTCGATGCTACCTCGCCGGCGAGTACACGCAGTGGTCCTCGATCGACGGCGCGCTGCAGAGCGGGCGGGACGCAGCCCAGCGCGTGCTAGCGGATCTCTCTTGA